In Clostridiales bacterium, the genomic stretch TCTTAAAGCCGAACGCGACAAGCTCGAAGAAAACCTCGGCGGTATCAAGGATATGCGCTCCCTTCCCGGCGCGCTGTTCGTAGTCGATCCCAAAAAGGAACACAACGCGGTTATGGAAGCGCGCAAGCTTCATATCCCGATCGTCGCTATCGTCGACACCAACTGCGATCCCGACGAAGTCGATTACGTTATCCCCGGTAATGACGACGCTATTCGCGCTATCAAGCTCATTGCGGGCGCTATGGCTGACGCCGTTATCGAAGCGCGCGAGGGCGAGGAAGGTCTTGCCGCACGCCGCGCGGTAGAAGCTCAAATGCAAGCCGAAGCCGACGCCGCCGCTAAGGCGAATGTAGAAGTTGTCGAAACCCCCGCCACCGAAGAACAGCTTAATAAGCTTGTCGAGGGTGCTGAGACTGTTGCGGCTACCGAAAACGAATAATTAA encodes the following:
- the rpsB gene encoding 30S ribosomal protein S2, whose protein sequence is MANIITMKQLLEAGVHFGHPTRKWNPKMKKYIYVARNDIYIINLEKTVEMIDKAYAFIKGVAAEGKSILFVGTKKQAQEAIMQEAQKCGMYYVKSRWLGGTLTNFSTIKTRIERLNKLNLMEKMNEFALLPKKEVLGLKAERDKLEENLGGIKDMRSLPGALFVVDPKKEHNAVMEARKLHIPIVAIVDTNCDPDEVDYVIPGNDDAIRAIKLIAGAMADAVIEAREGEEGLAARRAVEAQMQAEADAAAKANVEVVETPATEEQLNKLVEGAETVAATENE